TTGTTTAAAATACTCGAATGCGCTTTCTAAATCACCGAGAGAGAGATTTGCATTACCAAGGTTGTTACATGCAGCTCCTTCTGATTCTTTGTTGCCAGCCTCTCTTGCGATACTAAGACCCAGCTGAAGAAACTTGATCGCCTTTTTCAGATCGCCGAGAGAGCGATAGGCACTGCCAACATTGATATGCGCCCTTCCCTCTGAATCTTTGTCTCCAATTTCTTCAGCAATACCAAGAGCTTGTTCGTTGAGCTCAattgttttcttgaaatttcCGAGGTACTTATGAGTCATGCCAAGGTTAGAGTATATACTTCCTTCTAGATCTTTGTTTCCAATCTCTTTAGCAATACTTAAAGCTTGCTCATAAAACTCGATTGAGTTATTGAATTCACCGAGAGAGTGATATCCAAGACCAAGGTTGTTATGTGCCTTTGCTTCTGAATCTTTGTCTCCAATCTCTTTTGCAGTAGTAAGGCCCAGTTTATGGAAGGCTACGGCTTTCTCGACATCTTCAAGACAGAGATGTTCACTCTCAGGATTGACATATGCCTTTCCTTCGAAATCCTTGATGCCTTTCCTTTCGGCGATGCGTAGGGCCAGCTGATAGAACTTGATTGCCGTTTTTAGATCACCTGAAGAACGATAGGCATTGAAAAGGCTGATGCATGCACCTCCTTCTAATTGTTTGACTTCAATTTCTTCTGCGATGCCAAGAGCCTGGTGATGGAACACGATTGCTGTTTTAAAATCACTGAGAAGGTGATAAGCATTGCCAAGAGTGTAATAAACAACTCCTTCAAGGCTTTTATCTTGAATCTCTTTCGCGATGACGAGAGCCTGCTGATGgttttcgatttcttttttgAAGTCATTGAGAGaatgataggcgttgccaaggtAGTGATAAGCAATCTCTTCTGACTGTTTGTCTCCAATCTCTTTTGCGGTAGAAAGTGCACGCTGATAAAACCCGATTGCTTGTTTGAAATTACCTTCAGATTGAGAGGTATCGCCAAGGTTGATATATCCTTCAGGATccataatttattttcagtctTGATAAATTATTAAGGACGTAAGTGAtattttaaatccattttttttcctctggaAAAGTACGTAGCTACTGATTTATCGCCTAATATAGAAGAGAAGTGCGACATGACGTTaacatggtagcaaaatttctggactAATCTCcacaatctttcttgacagagacggcCGTTTGCATTGTCGCAcaatggaagaaaagtatgggctacTATTTTGATCTTGAGTGCAACCATGCACGGTAAAGTCATACatgtcttttctttttcgtttttctgtCATATTTGCAGGACCACAGTTTGTTGAGAgacagaaattttgctaccatggcaacgtgatgTAACCACTGCTACTCTCAATTCTACCCATTCATAAACCTAAGGCACACTGTTCAAGCGTCCAACTTTTTCTGTGCTGAATCAAATGCTCATTTTGTCATTTCAGGAGAGAccacctaagggaaaatgcttaGTCTTAAAATAAATTCTCTCACAAATTTCTTACGGAAATTAATGTTTGGAGACCAGTGTGGATAATTTGGATGTGACTGGCGGAATTGAAGGGTTtttactactacatgagaaattactgcaatttgattggctatgtgaaaattacataccgtttgcgggtagtagtataaacaaatagtAGAATGGTTTGTACGTGgtatttggcgtaaataccacttgtgatatttcaaacttgtctcaaatttcactagCCTAACGGCCCGAGAAATTACGTAGAACAATTATGAAaaatcactcgtggtatttatgccaaatatcactactaatcatgctattacctatactaataacCATAACGTTGAAAAAAGATACTGCTTATCCTGTATCGCATGCACCAAGCGATGGCCTTCACGAACAGACTTTGCTTTGCGGAGGCGTTCCTTCCTGAAATCGTGTAAATGGTTTATTAAAATTAGAAAACGTAGCAAGACAGCATCGCCTTATCCACCCGAACCACTTTCCTCCTACTCTGAAATAAACACTTGAACAGCGATTCGAACAATTCAAGCAGACACTTATGCCCCTTAACAGCTAGTTATTTTAAGACTGCGCTACAACGTTTTGCAATCGATATTAGCCACCTTTCGGATTGCCATCCGTGTCGTTTTTCAAGCAACATTAGACATATAATCTAGAGAGCACTACGTACGTTTTAGTCATTCACGCATTAATATTATCATTGATATTTTCAATACAGGTTTCTATCAGCCCTTTGGGGTTAAGGAGAATTTTTATTACGGAATTAGTGATATAATAAAAAGATTCTCCCTTTGGGCTATCTGAGGGGAGTTCCACTGTCTTTTCAAATTGATGCACCATAAATTGACATGATGATCAACCATTTTCGGTTTTAAATTTCCCGTTTGTAGTCATTTTAAATTAACTCCCAAAATCAAAGCTAAAAAAGCTGAAATGTGAAAACGAATACCCTAAACAATGAATTAGCTTTGCCATGAAAACGAAATCTTCCAGTAATTTACATCATTTCCTTAAGAAACTGAAAGGGAAGCAGGACGGCTTCAAAGCTGCTATAgactaaaagtaaaaattcagaCAAATGCCGGATTCTACTATAAGCACTACAGCAGAAATAACTTACGTAGTtgaagtttactaaaaaaaatgtacagGGGGTGGACGTTTTTAGCtgtaaaacagttttaatgGCCTGCAAAAGTTTGGACGCACGATCAAACATTTGCGGATCCCTCCCTTTCCACTGCTACTTCTGTactaactagtaatagttgacactacaggtGCCCCCGCTCTGAATCAGTTGTCAGTCAATTGTAGCCTTGGtctttgtgtagctctttgaaatataccgattcatattgaagattttcacacataacAAGTCAATATAGGTGAGGTAAAAGTAGCAAACGCAAGTTAAGATTCCATGCACTTAGTCAGGTCGATTTCCGCAGCTTTGATCAAAAGATCCTCGAGTTTCGAGAATTCACTCACACCCGCGTTCTAGTCAAAAGGTATTTAAGAACATACGTTGCTTTAAAAAAGCTGTATGGAAGGACATTTGTGAAAAGGGAGGCATCAACGTGACAGAATTCAACAGAATTTAATTGTTGGGGAATCTGCGGTAATCGTCTTTCCTGCTAGCAGAGTCTACATTTTcgtgagctggcgtgcgaaaagtactGCTACGCACTTTACTCACActgcgaaaatgtagcctctgctcgcaggctattgtAATCGTCCAACGTTCTGCTGATAAGCTAACTTGATTGACTCGATCGTTCAGGAGAATTGCTTGTTCGTTTGTGCATGGACTGAGTCTTACAATCAAGGACCCAAAGTGATTTCTGTCTGACAGATTTAAatcgtttccaatcaaagatttgtgaatgaTAAACTCGGCAAATCCTCCAAGTGcttatacacagttatacgcccCTAAAACTTAAGTTGCGCTCAACTTTAAGTCCATAATTTCGGTCAAACACGAGAATTTCTCTCTCGTGGTTTGTGAGGTTTTGATGCTTGTTTAAGAGAGTAAGAAGAGACAAAGAAATGATAATTTCAGTTTTCCTTTAATACTTTTAACACAGCTGCTCCACAGAAAGTCAGTGAACACACACGTAACGCATAAGAGTATCGAACTATGACTTTCCCGTGACTTAAAGCGATACGTCTCTAAGAATACTTGAAGCAATTACTGGAACTCTACTGTAAACAAATTCGGTGTTTTGGGCAAATTTGTATTCAGCCAGgttttgttgtatttatttaagcTTAATTGATAAATTGCTTTAGTTATTAAGAGCTTTTCTGGAACGTGTAACAAGGTTTGATCTCCCCTTGGTAGTAAAACGTTTTATACACTACAGAAGCAAAGACTGACTCAAATGATTTGATACGCTCGCGAAGCGTAATGAACCAGTTTAACATTGAACTCGATTGGAAATTCACTCGTTCGCTCGCGTGCTCTAAACCTTATCGTGGACAggtttcagacaaataatacGCTGATGAATTCTCACGGACTTTTATACAGTTTTAACTTGATACACACACTTTTTTCACCTACGTGTCGGGTTGCATTACATGCACAGTTATTTGACACTGTTAATGTTAAtatcaaaaattgaaagaaattgcagctgattcaaactatttgaaATGTCACTCGTTACTCACAGCACTTCACTACAAGTTTAACTGTACGTACTTTCCTTTATATACGCGCAAGCTactacaggggcacccaacgagaacataTTTCAAAACCAATCAAAAAtagcattgttttttttgttttttttgttttttttttttttttaaaagggtaaaaatagcattgttaaacgtattttagtatttaaacggtagatataggcatatttttatcccctaaaaatttttcatctgttcggatttcctagctgaaagtctaatgatccgaaaattatagggatcaaaactcaccttttcgaaaatttcatctgttcggatttcctagctgaaagtctaatgatccgaaaattatagggatcaaaactcaccttttcgaaaatttcaaccagaaaaaaggctcccgaaaattctacgttacctttttagggtaaaaatccctctaaaatgggcaattataccattttttacatgttcgaaaatcctaggagaggcaggcaagcaaggaatattacaagaaattttccgaaaattctagatctcaaatcgtcgtccgaacagatattttccgaaaattgacgttgggtgcccctgctacTAGGATGCCTTCttgggatttcgccttctgggcgaaatccctgcggggggaAAGACCGATTCAGGCCTTGACTTTTagctattaaaataaaattaccaTACTTCTTTGTACGTTTGTTTTAATCATGTTAACAGAAAATTTATCCCTtggaaattcaaaaaaaaatttcgaaaacaacCCCAGTGATCCCGTGAATCCCACTTCTGTGTAGAAGATTCAAACTTAAATATAGAATTCAACAATTATATAATGATTGTTACGGAGATAAAAAAACCCCATCCATTAAGTACTAAACTAGGCAATCTTGACAGCGACCGTATTGGATTTAACATACCTGCATTCTCAGTGAAAAAAGATTTCTCCCATTCGTTTCAACGCACACGCTATCTCTGGTCGCACCTTGAAATGTGAAAGCTTAACTGAGCAATACGCCTTTGGGATGGTAATGTGACCTGGGTGGTAAAATGTGATTTGATCATTTAAGTCCGGCCCTATGTTTCACTTTTTAATCGGAAACTACACAAAATTGGGAAAGTGAGCATTTTCTTGAAGAATGTAATAATGAAATTTAACTGGAAAGAAGCTCATTTCAGCCATTGTGCAATCTGTCAGGTGAGTTAGATTTGTTTTACTACATGTTAACAAATTCTTACTTTAGTATgaatcattaaaaaataaataacaaaagatgttcattttttcttatattCGTTTCAAGATATAGAGGATTTTACATGGCCGCACGAAGAtacgaaacaaagaaaaaatttgtttctccaagcggccatgtgaAGTTCTATTGTTATATAAACAACAATGCAATGCCAGACCATttcacttaaatatttttttcttgcgaAAGGTGGAACTTATTATGTaaccatagcaacggtgatcttttcacgTGAGAAGATAACATGTTTTCGCTCGAAAACTCaactggtatttcattggtgtttatataataaagtaaATTAATTAATGTAAGTTTTTTTGAAATCACAGAGAACACAATGCATTGATACTGGCTGTTTGTAAAACAGAGACACAGTAGTCTCCAAAGAATTCACCTTCATTGTGGATCATTTGAATCAATaaatctgtttttggattttataGCCCACCtgagagggtctcaatggggttaaccgataggcgtaaaactgccaaaaatttagtcgatagccgtaacaattgaaaaattttaaccgttagccgtaaatagggtaaaaaaaagttaaccgtaaaagaaattgctccctagatttgctacttttaaggaaggtactaaactcacttatggttgcgttttttatttcgcgGCTAGTGTGGCTCCGTACGCAAGTTaggtaaagcgccttttaggtgaagACCAAGACCCATTTCCATTTCCGCCgatctcggggaactaattttttttccatagcgaaagtgtggcttcttgctggggattaatatttgcgattttcaggaggtcgtgccctcgaaacactagtgaaacaacacgaagaGATCTCAAAaaagttgccgataaacaacatttccctgttttctcTGACGCttcggtagacattgccatgcctagtccctgtaaggcgtcttcccacgcaatttcggtcaaggcatttcggtggcgaactcgctcggaccacgtcacccgaaacgcattagccgcgcgaaataatAAGGCCTAAGGACAAGGCAAAACGACTGACAgtggttccgtacagtccttcgctaccattaaaaacactggacacgggaattttgttattggccgttttcacactagagctagaaacggATTATCCGCTGAGACTatcctgtgtacagtcgcccccttcccgacagacaccctctccctgattttttttctgagcggaaggggcggctgtacacgggcagtctggaacggataatcccgtcttcaaactgtccgtcgaagttgaaggataaagtcaggcggattgttcatgcaaaatcaaaactattccattttcaaattaagacgtattatctatctgacgcgaatcatcaaacggataacccgtctcacacgaataatccgtctttagtgtgaaaaaaggccatttctgttgtaatgaatgtcgcgccccggccttgagtttgGCGTTCGGGTGTgtgcttttctttttcacaaagattatttttaaattggctattgacatttttatgtgtaaaataatattagaagtggaatactttataaaaagtatgatctatcaaatgttaaaatttttcaaaagaatagcttatttcatatcccgaggtgatcctaagacctttattttgctttaaagatacaaacagtacaggttaattaatatttaactttttgaaacaaaagaagttaatttttaacttttttgttaaccgtaactgaaaaaaattagccgatagccgtaaaagagccaaaattttagccgataaccgtaaatgccaccaccccattgagaccctcaccTGATAGCTAGGGTGCGATTGATTAAGATTGGGAAAATGTTTAATTAAAGTTagaatttattatttactttccttgaatttagcatttttttacaattatgtGATTTTCCTCAAATTGTGCGATTGGATGCGATTTGAGGTCAATTGTGGGAAATCGCACCATCGCATTATATCAGATGTCCTGATTTAAGGAAAGAAACGCACCCTCAATTTCGTTTACTTCTATTTGGTATGTCCTACAAATTTCAGGATAGTAactttaccccatacaaacactgtaattttacagGAATTGTACGTTCTGTGGTACAATGGGCTATTGCATTAACATCcgtccccccccaccccccactgGTTGAGGACTTACCTTTTCTCCTTACCCTTGGAGAATTCCATGAAATTGCATAGACTCCTGAAGACTTCCATAAAATATGAGTCTACCTCCGAAGAATATGGGTTCACCACGAGGAaagagtttttttccttgtgtttgtttaaaatttaagCTTCACCCCCAAGGAATTCCACCTTTTTCTCTCTGTACCACTAAAGAGATCCTCAAGTTTTCGTAacttacccctgaagaatttcaTTGCTTCTCAaccggggggggaggggtgcgagtATTAAAATAATGCAATAGCCGAGTCACAGGGCATGAGTTACCTGTGGTCTCGCGCGTCAATGAGCCCAATTTAGTCTTATGGCACATCCACGCTAGGATTATTAAGCCACGCATTCTCTTACCTTTAGGGTTTACAAAAATCCTTCTAAAGGCGAAAACGGCTGCAAGAAGCAAAAACTGATAACTCTGATCCAGCTTTAGTACCCAGTCTACTAGCGTTATTTAGAACCACGATGAATTATGGGACGACGGTATCGCGATTTGCATGCGCACAGTTATCGAATTTTGCGTATTGGAAGTCGTTTACGCCTTTGAGAAGAATTTATATCCACTCTAAAGGTAAGAGAGTACCTCTTCTAATAATCCTAGCGTGGTAGAAAAAGGAGTTCAAACACTTGAGCCCAATGATACATGCAAGACTCATACTGTTGCATACAGAGATTGCATAAAGCTTACATAGAAAAGTCGAATCATGCATCTACAGAGCTTAAGCTTATAACTTTGCAAAGGCTGCATATCACGCCAAAGGCACTCGAGCTTATTCTTTATACATCTCTGTAAGTGGTGGTTTGGTACTGCTCTTACGATTTCTCAGTGTCCATGTGAAATACACAGTGAGGAGCATGTCTTCTTCGCGAAAATTAGCAacaggccattttacagttgtgtgctcagtgccctggcctttgaatagaagcgAGGCTGGCAGTGACCTTGTTTCACTTTCTTTTCATGTGCAAAGTGTGGTATTCTCATGCTAACAAGCCAGTGAATATGATCATTTACATATGAAAAACAATAAGGTTTGtgacaaaacaaggtcaccgccaTCGTCGCTTCTAATCAATGACTGGGACACTGAGcacataactgtaaaatggcctattgttgGATGAGGCTGaatatgatctgaagaattatggaga
The sequence above is a segment of the Porites lutea chromosome 3, jaPorLute2.1, whole genome shotgun sequence genome. Coding sequences within it:
- the LOC140929524 gene encoding uncharacterized protein, encoding MDPEGYINLGDTSQSEGNFKQAIGFYQRALSTAKEIGDKQSEEIAYHYLGNAYHSLNDFKKEIENHQQALVIAKEIQDKSLEGVVYYTLGNAYHLLSDFKTAIVFHHQALGIAEEIEVKQLEGGACISLFNAYRSSGDLKTAIKFYQLALRIAERKGIKDFEGKAYVNPESEHLCLEDVEKAVAFHKLGLTTAKEIGDKDSEAKAHNNLGLGYHSLGEFNNSIEFYEQALSIAKEIGNKDLEGSIYSNLGMTHKYLGNFKKTIELNEQALGIAEEIGDKDSEGRAHINVGSAYRSLGDLKKAIKFLQLGLSIAREAGNKESEGAACNNLGNANLSLGDLESAFEYFKQARSIATMIGHKDLEGKAHNNLGSAYHSVGNYTKAIECSQQALSIAKKIGKKDAEANAYNNLANAYHCLGKFKDAIEYYQQFSDMAKEIGDHDSEGNAYNNLGNAYHNLGDFKKAIDFHQQSLKIAQDIGKIDLEGKVHNNLGNAYQCLGDSQEAIRCYKRAISIAKKTGNKETEGSATGNLGYVNYSLGHLENAMEFYQEALSIVKGIGHKDSVGVVYNNLGLAHQYLGDNKEAMGFHQKALTIAKETGKKIQKEKHLKALEMPITFFMISKEQSSSTRKLLVSQNGPEKRIPKKRHMRIWVLPFSLSVTFLELRNFSNAV